One region of Streptomyces rishiriensis genomic DNA includes:
- a CDS encoding ABC transporter ATP-binding protein, whose translation MSAHTSPAIELRGASKVFRTPSGAPHTAVRELDLTVGRGEFVAVVGPTGCGKSTTLTLVSGLEEPTQGEVMVAGRPVRGVGDKVGFVFQQDATFPWRTVLSNVMAGPRFRGVPKAEAKRKAREWLARVGLTAFEDRYPHQLSGGQRKRVALAATFVNDPEILLMDEPFSALDVQTRALMSDELLELWEGTGTSVVFVTHDLEESIALADKVVVMTAGPATVKQVYDIDLPRPRKVEQVRLEPRFIEIYREIWESLGEEVRITRERGAARVA comes from the coding sequence GCCCCGCCATCGAGCTGCGGGGCGCGAGCAAGGTCTTCAGGACCCCCTCGGGGGCCCCGCACACCGCCGTGCGGGAACTCGACCTCACTGTCGGGCGTGGCGAGTTCGTGGCCGTCGTCGGCCCGACCGGCTGCGGCAAGTCGACCACGCTGACCCTGGTCAGCGGCCTGGAAGAGCCCACCCAGGGCGAGGTGATGGTCGCGGGGCGGCCCGTGCGTGGCGTCGGCGACAAGGTCGGCTTCGTGTTCCAGCAGGACGCCACCTTCCCCTGGCGCACGGTCCTGTCCAACGTCATGGCCGGCCCCCGCTTTCGCGGTGTGCCCAAGGCGGAGGCGAAGCGGAAGGCGCGCGAGTGGCTGGCCCGGGTCGGGCTCACCGCCTTCGAGGACCGCTACCCGCACCAGCTCTCCGGCGGGCAGCGCAAGCGCGTGGCCCTCGCCGCGACCTTTGTGAACGACCCCGAGATCCTCCTCATGGACGAGCCGTTCTCGGCACTCGACGTTCAGACCAGGGCCCTGATGTCGGACGAGCTTCTCGAGCTGTGGGAGGGCACGGGCACGTCCGTCGTCTTCGTCACCCACGACCTGGAGGAGTCCATCGCGCTCGCCGACAAGGTCGTCGTGATGACCGCCGGGCCCGCCACCGTGAAGCAGGTGTACGACATCGACCTGCCGAGGCCGCGCAAGGTCGAGCAGGTGCGTCTGGAGCCGCGGTTCATCGAGATCTACCGCGAGATCTGGGAGTCCCTCGGCGAAGAGGTCCGCATCACCCGCGAGAGAGGTGCCGCCCGTGTCGCCTGA